In a genomic window of Scyliorhinus torazame isolate Kashiwa2021f chromosome 5, sScyTor2.1, whole genome shotgun sequence:
- the LOC140422611 gene encoding uncharacterized protein: MQDILKQRFSEASTPGCVKKWDRSLGLCCIINRSRVKDCFLRLEDCLCWSPNRTGSCSSRGLESLPRGIPAGTRALDLSDNRLEWLDWGPGRGLSRRLEELELSHNRLRELEAGALGGLERLQRLGLGHNLLRYLQPGTLRGLAALRSLELAGNPLLLLGDHTFRGLAALRTLSLGSPELAWAGPRAWAGLSGLNQLTVRGAALTWPPGPALSPLLNLTALRLLAFPKAAALPGRPFQDLSRLRLLEIDSWASLAQLGPDCLQGLNLVWLSITHCNLSTVPHASLRTQAYLRFLNLSYNPISAIRGALLQHVTRLEELRLVGGRLRIIHDAAFRGLVYFRLLDVTANQLASLPAAAFRSLASLQSLGLGLNPLACDCRLLWIVRHRLRFLGPQPPTCASPPSLHGRRLPEAAGSLPASTFSCRRPRIHDKRPQRLQAREGQTVTLRCSADGQPPPLILWLNPRRQRLGHPEAGMSLPGAGMSLPGGLGLVSENLGLNPEDRGLLPGRPDPSLPPAPPLLSGPAVGCSRLLPDGSLQITSVRRMDSGTYRCVARKAGGNDTARPRYRPSSISIGTETRIINSTQNHTGISENWEIFRGQLTPTSGEIHQPPNVSNRLIGLMKAQCLIWEKVNQRTEIIQSKKRSKIMSQSVTGDQSVSSYH, encoded by the exons ACTGCCTCTGCTGGAGCCCGAACCGGACGGGGAGCTGCTCGTCCCGGGGGCTGGAGTCGCTGCCGCGGGGGATCCCGGCTGGCACGCGGGCGCTGGACCTAAGTGACAATCGGCTGGAGTGGCTGGACTGGGGCCCGGGACGGGGCCTGAGCCGCCGGCTGGAGGAGCTGGAATTGAGCCACAACCGGCTgcgggagctggaggccggcgcccTGGGCGGCCTGGAGCGGCTGCAGCGCCTGGGCCTCGGCCACAACCTCCTGCGCTACCTGCAGCCCGGAACCCTCCGCGGCCTGGCCGCCCTGCGCAGCCTGGAGCTGGCCGGCAACCCGCTGCTGCTGCTCGGCGACCACACCTTCCGCGGCTTGGCCGCCCTGCGCACCCTCAGCCTGGGCTCCCCCGAGCTGGCCTGGGCCGGCCCGCGAGCCTGGGCCGGCCTCAGCGGCCTCAACCAACTCACCGTCCGTGGTGCCGCGCTGACCTGGCCACCCGgtcctgccctctcccccctcctcaacctgaccgccctccgcctgcTGGCCTTCCCCAAGGCCGCCGCCCTGCCCGGccgccccttccaggacctctccCGCCTCCGCCTGCTGGAAATCGACTCCTGGGCCTCACTGGCCCAACTAGGCCCCGACTGCCTCCAGGGCCTCAATTTGGTTTGGCTCTCAATCACCCACTGCAACCTCAGCACTGTCccccatgccagcctgaggactcaGGCCTACCTGCGCTTCCTCAACCTCTCCTATAATCCCATCAGTGCCATCCGCGGAGCGCTGCTGCAGCACGTAACCCGCCTGGAGGAGCTGCGATTGGTGGGCGGCCGTCTGCGCATCATCCATGACGCCGCCTTCCGCGGCCTCGTCTACTTCCGGCTGCTGGACGTCACGGCCAATCAGTTGGCCAGCTTGCCGGCTGCTGCCTTCCGCTCGCTGGCCTCCCTCCAGAGCCTGGGCCTCGGCCTCAACCCACTGGCCTGCGACTGCCGCCTGCTCTGGATCGTCCGCCACCGCCTCCGCTTCCTGGGCCCCCAGCCGCCCACCTGTGCCTCCCCGCCGTCCCTCCACGGCCGCCGCCTGCCCGAGGCCGCCGGCTCCCTCCCTGCCAGCACCTTCAGCTGCCGCCGGCCCCGCATCCACGACAAGAGGCCGCAGCGGCTGCAGGCCCGAGAGGGCCAGACAGTCACCCTCCGCTGCTCGGCCGACGGCCAGCCGCCGCCCCTCATCCTGTGGCTCAACCCACGGCGCCAGCGGCTCGGCCACCCCGAGGCGGGGATGAGCCTCCCCGGGGCGGGGATGAGCCTCCCCGGGGGCCTGGGCCTAGTATCTGAAAATCTGGGCCTGAACCCCGAGGACCGCGGCCTCCTCCCTGGGCGTCCGGACCCCAGcctgccccccgcgcccccgcTCCTCTCCGGACCCGCCGTGGGCTGCAGCCGCCTCCTGCCAGACGGCAGCCTGCAGATCACCTCGGTCCGCCGCATGGACTCCGGCACCTATCGCTGTGTGGCCCGCAAGGCCGGCGGCAACGACACGGCTCGGCCTCGCTACAG GCCCTCCAGCATCAGCATTGGAACTGAAACTCGGATCATTAATTCAACACAGAACCACACTGGAATTTCAGAAAACTGGGAAATCTTCCGAGGGCAACTGACACCAACATCAGGTGAAATTCACCAACCGCCCAATGTCTCCAACAGATTGATAGGATTGATGAAAGCTCAGTGTTTAATCTGGGAGAAGGTGAACCAGAGAACAGAAATCATTCAGAGTAAGAAAAGATCAAAAATAATGTCCCAATCAGTAACAGGAGATCAATCAGTCTCCTCTTATCATTGA